CCTTCCAAAAAAGAAGGGAAGATTATTGCCTATCTTGAAAACTTCGCCAAAACAAATGGCTTTGAATACAAAAAAGATGAGGCAGGAAATATTGTCATCATTAAGCCGGCAGCGAAAGGCTATGAAAACCGCAAAACCATTGTTTTACAAAGCCATGTTGATATGGTTTGTGAAAAGAATTCCGACAAGGAATTTGATTTTGAAAATGACCCGATAGAAGCTTATGTGGAGGATGGCTGGGTAAAGGCAAAAGGTACTACACTCGGAGGGGATGATGGAATAGGTATGGCCGTAGAGCTTGCTGTTTTAATGGATAAAAGTCTGGAGCATCCCCGGATCGAGTGTCTTTTTACAGTGGATGAAGAAACCGGACTGACGGGAGCATTTGCCCTGAAGCCCGGATTTGTCAGCGGGAAAACCATGTTGAATCTTGATTCGGAAGACTGGGGAGATTTATTTATCGGCTGTGCAGGCGGACGCGATACGAGGGGCTGGTTTGAACTGAAAACAGAGCATGCTCCCAATTCTCTGAAAGCACTTCGTATTGATGTCAAAGGATTACCGGGCGGACATTCCGGAGACGATATTCACAAAGGGCTTGGGAACTCGATAAAGATAATGACCCGTATTTTATGGAGATTGACAAAAATGTACGACATCCGTCTGTCAAAGTTTGAAGGTGGAAACCTGAGAAATGCTATTCCGCGGGAAGCCTATGCCATCATCTTGCTGAATGAAAAACATGAATCAGATATTCGAAAGGAAATTGAAGTTTTTGAAAAGGAAGTTAAGAATGAATATGCAGTAAAGGCTCCGCAGCTTACTGTTACCTGTAAGGAAGCTCCGCATGAAGGACTTATGCTTGATCATTATCTGCAGATGAGGCTGCTGAGTACACTCTATGCACTGCCTCACGGTGAGATGGCATGGAGCCAGACCATGCCCGGACTTGTGGAAACCTCAACCAATCTTGCCTCTGTAAAGTTTATTGACGACAGGATTGAGATAGGTACAAGTCAGAGAAGCTCTGTCGAATCTGCTTTAAACAATATGGTAAATATGGTTCAGAGCGTCTTCATGCTGGCAGGAGCAAAGTTTGAGTCTGGAGATGGTTATCCCGGCTGGGAACCCAGGCTTGACAGTCCTATACTCGAAGTAACCAGAAATTCATTCAGAAAGCTTTTTGGAAAAGAGCCTGTTGTCAGGGCTATTCATGCCGGATTGGAATGTGGTATTATCGGGAAAAACTTTGAAGGCATGGACATGATCTCTTTCGGCCCGGATGTGAAAGGCGTTCATTCTCCGGATGAAAAACTGAATATTGAGACGGTTGGTTATTTCTGGAAACTGGTCGTTGATATCCTGAAAAATGTTTAGGCCGATATTTTAAAACAGCTGGTATTTATATCCCAGAATACCGATAGTCAGGATAAAATAAATAATAGCCAGGGGGAGACCGAATTTAATATAGTCACGAAACTGATAATTTCCGGGGCCATACACCATCAGATTTGTCTGGTATCCGAAAGGAGTAAGAAAAGCAGCTGAAGCGGCATAGGCAATAGTTAAAACGAAAGGCGTAAAACTGATGTCAGGGAAAGAGGCATGGGCTGCAAAAGCCAGCGGAAAAGTTATTGCTACTGCTGCCGCATTTGTAATAAAATGAGTGATGACATTTGTGGTGATATAAAGAATTACCAGAACTGAAATAATATTATGACCAAACAAGTTAATAAAGAAATTACTGGATATCTGGGCAATACCTGAGTTGGATATGGCTTTTCCGACAGCAAGAGCTAATACCAGAATAAATAACAGGTTGAGGTCGATGGCATTTTTCAGTGAAGGGAATTTGACCATTTTTATCAAGGCTGTGATGCCAATCAGAATCAGTAATCCAATAAACAAAGGTAATTTTTCAGTGGCAGCCAACAGAAAAAATGTGATTAAGCAGATGAAAAAGAATGTTTTTTGCCATTTTGGAATTGATTGAATCTCCTTTATCCTCGAAGTGATTAAAAAATCCTGTTCATTTTCTGAATAGCGATAAAAATTCTTTCCTGCAATCAGGAGGAGCAGATCCCCGAATTTAAGCTTTATTTCACCCAGTTTACCACTGAGTTTTTCCCCGTTTCGTTGAATCGCAATGATGGCTGCATCATATTTTTTACGGAAATTACTTGTTTTTGGCGTCTGATTAATCAGACGGCTGCTTCCGGTAATAATGACTTCCAAAATATTGTTTTCATTTTCCTGCATCATCGAATGACCATAGGGTAAGCTCAGGTTTTTGTTGCCTTCCATCAGGTCGAGGATGGTCATTGTATCTCCTGCAAAAAATAACCTGTCATTTTCAAAAATAATTTCTTTTGGAGAAACAGGAGCTATCAATTCATTTCCTCTGATAATCTGTACCAGATAAAGCCCTTTCAAATTTCTCAGATTACCTTTTTCAATGCTTTTACCAATCAGGTTGGATTTCTGAGGAACAATGGTTTCAACAAGATAATCCCTGCTGAATTCCTTGTATTCAACCAGCATATCTTTACGATCTGGCAGGGCTTTATTGAAAAAAAAGGTAATGTACAGCACTCCGATCACTATTGCAGGTAAACCGACATAAATGAAATCAAACATTTTC
This Sphingobacteriales bacterium DNA region includes the following protein-coding sequences:
- a CDS encoding aminoacyl-histidine dipeptidase produces the protein MSDLLKLEPALVWKYFYEITRVPRPSKKEGKIIAYLENFAKTNGFEYKKDEAGNIVIIKPAAKGYENRKTIVLQSHVDMVCEKNSDKEFDFENDPIEAYVEDGWVKAKGTTLGGDDGIGMAVELAVLMDKSLEHPRIECLFTVDEETGLTGAFALKPGFVSGKTMLNLDSEDWGDLFIGCAGGRDTRGWFELKTEHAPNSLKALRIDVKGLPGGHSGDDIHKGLGNSIKIMTRILWRLTKMYDIRLSKFEGGNLRNAIPREAYAIILLNEKHESDIRKEIEVFEKEVKNEYAVKAPQLTVTCKEAPHEGLMLDHYLQMRLLSTLYALPHGEMAWSQTMPGLVETSTNLASVKFIDDRIEIGTSQRSSVESALNNMVNMVQSVFMLAGAKFESGDGYPGWEPRLDSPILEVTRNSFRKLFGKEPVVRAIHAGLECGIIGKNFEGMDMISFGPDVKGVHSPDEKLNIETVGYFWKLVVDILKNV
- a CDS encoding SLC13 family permease; the encoded protein is MSFEAVLVLIVILLLLAALYLELAQPALIFLVAVLIFYFFGILSLPEILSGLGNDNIILIFLLIVISDIIKKTGVMDSLVNRVLKPGLSLKAFNFRMTGVVSLISGFINNTPLVAIMIPYVYDWAKKNRISPSKVMLPLSFAAIIGGTLTLIGTSTNLIVNGLNIEAGQPSLKMFDFIYVGLPAIVIGVLYITFFFNKALPDRKDMLVEYKEFSRDYLVETIVPQKSNLIGKSIEKGNLRNLKGLYLVQIIRGNELIAPVSPKEIIFENDRLFFAGDTMTILDLMEGNKNLSLPYGHSMMQENENNILEVIITGSSRLINQTPKTSNFRKKYDAAIIAIQRNGEKLSGKLGEIKLKFGDLLLLIAGKNFYRYSENEQDFLITSRIKEIQSIPKWQKTFFFICLITFFLLAATEKLPLFIGLLILIGITALIKMVKFPSLKNAIDLNLLFILVLALAVGKAISNSGIAQISSNFFINLFGHNIISVLVILYITTNVITHFITNAAAVAITFPLAFAAHASFPDISFTPFVLTIAYAASAAFLTPFGYQTNLMVYGPGNYQFRDYIKFGLPLAIIYFILTIGILGYKYQLF